In a genomic window of Williamwhitmania taraxaci:
- a CDS encoding PorP/SprF family type IX secretion system membrane protein → MRRLLILLIVVSNPLLGLFAQQAPQFSHNMFNQMTINPGYAGSSDLICASAINRQQWVGFEGAPATTVVNVNSPFRLFGKSHGAGITVYNDKYAFNNDIDINVSYAYRMSLASGQLGIGISGGFINASLDPKWVYPEDIAVTGPDPNIPQSKESVMSLDLGFGLFYKTDRMYFGLSSQHLNEPVINKSANASTLKRHYYLTSGYNLALPNPSFEIIPSIFLVTEGASSSLTVNTNVLYNKRIWGGVSYRLNDAIIGMFGIELFNGVRIGYAYDYSLSDLSGYNDGTHEFMVSYCFSLKKEKPPQRYKSIRFL, encoded by the coding sequence ATGAGAAGGTTATTAATACTTCTAATTGTTGTTTCAAATCCTTTGTTGGGGCTTTTTGCCCAACAAGCGCCCCAATTTAGCCATAATATGTTTAACCAAATGACCATAAACCCAGGCTATGCAGGCAGTTCCGATTTGATTTGCGCCTCCGCAATCAATCGCCAGCAATGGGTTGGTTTCGAAGGAGCACCAGCAACCACGGTGGTGAATGTTAACTCTCCCTTTCGGCTGTTTGGTAAATCGCATGGAGCCGGAATTACAGTATATAACGACAAATACGCGTTTAACAACGATATAGACATTAACGTGAGCTATGCTTACCGAATGAGTTTAGCTAGCGGGCAATTAGGAATAGGCATCTCGGGGGGATTCATAAATGCATCACTCGATCCAAAATGGGTATATCCTGAAGATATTGCTGTAACTGGCCCAGATCCCAATATTCCCCAGTCAAAGGAGAGCGTTATGAGTTTGGATCTAGGTTTTGGCCTTTTTTACAAAACGGATAGGATGTATTTTGGCCTATCGTCACAGCATTTAAACGAGCCTGTCATCAACAAATCGGCCAATGCGTCAACTCTTAAACGCCACTATTACCTTACAAGCGGATACAACTTGGCTTTACCAAATCCATCATTTGAAATCATTCCAAGCATCTTTTTGGTAACCGAAGGGGCTAGTTCCTCGTTAACAGTGAATACAAATGTTCTCTACAATAAACGGATATGGGGTGGCGTTTCTTACAGACTTAACGATGCTATCATCGGTATGTTTGGTATAGAACTGTTTAATGGTGTAAGAATTGGATATGCTTACGATTATTCTTTGTCTGATTTAAGTGGTTATAACGATGGCACTCACGAGTTTATGGTGAGTTACTGCTTTTCTTTGAAAAAAGAAAAACCACCACAGAGGTACAAGAGTATAAGATTTTTGTAA
- the porK gene encoding T9SS ring complex lipoprotein PorK/GldK yields the protein MKRVFVLSLLAAIITGCGPNTSGELVGVGGRRSYGEAPPFGMVFIPQGSYNMGASDQDLAWSVTAPSKTVSVDAFWMDQTEITNNEYRQFVQYVTDSISRRLLAEQIDDYAIAEDEFGNEIDPPVLNWETPIDSKDEEQASILDSMYYNVQERFYRRKEIDTRKLQYEYFWIDLQQAANPRNRYNYEEKRYSGNIVNVMGEEVPITDRSSFIIRDVINVYPDTLCWISDFTYSYNEPYTSTYFWHPSFDDYPVVGVSWKQATAFTIWRSQTLSNQLIKNGESMVNDYRLPTESEWEYAARGGLDLNKYPWGGPYTRNMTGCFLANFKPLRGNYIDDGGLNTVPIMSYEPNDYGLYDMAGNVAEWTSNAFDDAAYMFTHDMNPDYKYNAKPNDPPALKRKVIRGGSWKDIGYFLQNGTRTFEYQDTAKPYIGFRCVRSYMPGGN from the coding sequence ATGAAAAGAGTATTTGTTCTGAGTCTCTTAGCGGCAATAATCACAGGTTGCGGCCCCAATACAAGTGGCGAATTGGTAGGTGTAGGGGGGCGGAGAAGTTACGGAGAAGCTCCTCCATTTGGGATGGTTTTTATTCCACAGGGTTCCTATAATATGGGCGCTAGCGATCAAGATCTCGCTTGGTCCGTAACAGCACCGTCTAAAACCGTTTCTGTCGATGCATTTTGGATGGATCAAACCGAAATCACCAATAACGAATATCGCCAATTCGTTCAATACGTAACCGATTCCATTTCCCGTCGCCTTTTAGCAGAACAAATAGACGATTATGCTATAGCAGAGGACGAATTCGGTAACGAGATTGACCCACCAGTTCTAAACTGGGAGACACCTATTGATTCCAAAGATGAAGAGCAAGCCTCAATATTAGACTCGATGTACTACAACGTGCAGGAGCGCTTCTATCGTCGAAAAGAAATTGATACCCGTAAACTACAATACGAATACTTTTGGATAGACCTTCAACAAGCAGCAAATCCTCGTAACCGATATAACTACGAAGAGAAACGCTACTCTGGAAATATTGTGAATGTAATGGGCGAAGAGGTGCCAATTACAGACCGCTCATCATTCATAATCCGCGATGTTATTAACGTATATCCGGATACGCTCTGCTGGATTAGTGATTTTACTTACTCCTACAACGAACCATACACCTCCACCTATTTCTGGCATCCAAGTTTTGATGACTACCCAGTGGTAGGAGTATCGTGGAAACAAGCAACTGCCTTTACAATCTGGCGTTCTCAAACCCTGAGCAACCAACTTATAAAAAATGGTGAGTCGATGGTTAATGACTACCGACTTCCAACTGAAAGTGAATGGGAATATGCTGCCAGAGGTGGTCTTGACTTAAACAAATACCCATGGGGCGGTCCGTATACCCGAAACATGACCGGATGCTTCTTGGCCAATTTCAAACCTTTACGCGGTAACTACATCGATGATGGCGGTTTAAATACTGTTCCTATTATGAGTTACGAACCAAACGATTATGGGCTTTATGATATGGCTGGCAACGTTGCCGAATGGACATCAAATGCTTTTGATGACGCAGCATACATGTTTACCCATGATATGAACCCAGATTACAAGTATAATGCTAAACCCAATGACCCTCCAGCTCTTAAACGAAAAGTTATTCGTGGCGGATCCTGGAAGGATATAGGATATTTCTTGCAGAACGGAACTAGAACATTTGAATATCAGGACACTGCAAAACCATACATCGGTTTTCGTTGTGTAAGAAGTTATATGCCTGGAGGAAACTAG
- the porL gene encoding type IX secretion system motor protein PorL/GldL translates to MGFNITEIVQSDNWKNFMAKLYGLGASVVIIGALFKLMHWKFASAALIIGMTTEAFIFFFSAFEPPHEEVDWTLVYPELTGISDEDELKRYRTARNGGMDSESIQEIIAGVIAATGGVQQPIASTATLTAPVTMGGSGNSGALVFTEKFNQMLEKADIGPELFDKVGKGLAKLSQTTEKLSDISNAAAASNEFTEKMKSAAGSVGAFTQKYEQSSQVLGESINLASESYQKTAGVVAQAGDKFHEGMSQTGSNLKGQIDAAGKQLNEIITAAAQKVASDVSGSATDLVKSYGDITSQIKIDSTAVSNINQTYVQQLQGLNKHLESLNQVHEQQINQSDKYLKESGNLYTGVEKMVADLQKSIEEVQHLRQGVTTLNQNIDSLNSVYGNMLSAMNVMSNN, encoded by the coding sequence ATGGGATTCAATATTACTGAAATAGTACAAAGTGACAACTGGAAAAACTTCATGGCCAAGCTATATGGCTTGGGTGCATCAGTTGTTATTATCGGAGCATTATTCAAGTTAATGCACTGGAAATTTGCATCTGCAGCTCTTATTATAGGTATGACTACAGAGGCATTCATCTTCTTCTTCTCCGCTTTTGAGCCACCTCACGAGGAGGTGGATTGGACATTAGTATATCCAGAATTGACTGGAATCTCAGATGAGGACGAACTGAAGAGGTATCGCACTGCACGTAATGGTGGCATGGATAGTGAATCTATTCAAGAGATCATTGCTGGGGTAATTGCAGCCACTGGAGGTGTTCAACAACCGATCGCATCCACAGCCACACTAACGGCCCCTGTTACTATGGGTGGATCAGGTAACTCTGGTGCTCTTGTCTTTACAGAAAAATTCAACCAAATGCTTGAAAAAGCAGATATTGGTCCTGAACTTTTTGATAAAGTGGGCAAAGGACTTGCGAAACTCAGCCAAACCACCGAAAAGCTCTCAGATATTTCAAATGCAGCGGCTGCTTCGAACGAGTTTACCGAGAAAATGAAGAGTGCAGCAGGTTCAGTAGGAGCATTTACACAAAAATACGAGCAGTCATCACAAGTTCTTGGCGAATCCATCAATCTGGCTTCGGAAAGTTACCAGAAGACAGCTGGTGTTGTTGCTCAAGCAGGAGATAAATTCCATGAGGGCATGAGTCAAACTGGCTCCAACCTAAAAGGACAAATTGATGCTGCGGGTAAACAATTGAATGAGATCATTACCGCTGCAGCACAAAAAGTTGCCTCGGATGTTTCTGGTTCTGCTACCGATTTGGTAAAGAGTTATGGAGATATCACTAGCCAAATAAAGATCGACAGCACTGCTGTATCTAACATTAATCAGACCTATGTTCAGCAACTTCAAGGTTTAAACAAGCACTTGGAATCGCTAAATCAGGTCCATGAACAGCAAATCAACCAATCGGATAAATATCTGAAAGAATCAGGGAATTTATATACTGGTGTTGAGAAGATGGTTGCTGATCTTCAGAAATCAATCGAAGAGGTACAGCATTTACGTCAAGGAGTTACAACACTAAATCAAAATATCGATTCGTTGAATTCAGTTTATGGCAATATGCTATCAGCTATGAACGTAATGTCGAATAATTAA
- the porM gene encoding type IX secretion system motor protein PorM/GldM, translated as MGHGKETPRQKMIGMMYLVLTAMLALNVSAEVLEAFVLVDQGLIQTSHSFASKNSSAYNEFSMAEKLNETKVKPWRMKADEIRKKTEEINKYIVSLKVRCVRQADGEEAEAVVKDKNGSEEVEGEKLLNKSDTDAGSRILLGADKNGEAYELRKKLATYRDFLLSIVEDKKAYEPLVTTIENLLDTKDPKDKGDGTPRTWETGRFESVPVAAILPILTKMQLDVLNCEAEIINYLLSQIDAGSFKFNKLQAIVIANSDYVLQGSKYEAKIFLAASDSTQDPEIFIGGYDEKRTASGELEYEMRGAGQKVDVKSGIGSYSVSGSKPGIVNWGGLLQIKSPSGQLVKRPFKVTYQVAVPSAVVSPSKMNVLYRGVDNPIDVSASGVSADKLVIKVENGSYKRTAKGYIVQPGQGKLTDITVFAEIDKSQKFLGKINFRVKNVPDPLVRIQGITGKSVDKVFAAGADGVKAEMPPDFDFDISYIVKSFTFSLNSDGYENSISNDGWRFNDKAKNMLSRLKAGNKITIEDIKIIGPDGTVRDYPYQLNVKIK; from the coding sequence ATGGGGCACGGAAAAGAAACACCAAGGCAAAAGATGATAGGTATGATGTACCTAGTTCTTACTGCCATGCTTGCACTCAACGTTTCGGCCGAGGTACTGGAAGCATTCGTATTAGTTGACCAAGGCCTTATTCAGACTTCTCATAGTTTCGCCTCAAAGAACAGTAGCGCGTATAATGAATTCTCAATGGCGGAGAAACTTAACGAAACGAAAGTTAAGCCATGGAGAATGAAAGCCGACGAGATTAGAAAGAAGACTGAAGAAATCAACAAGTATATAGTTAGCCTAAAAGTTCGCTGCGTTCGACAAGCGGATGGCGAAGAGGCCGAAGCTGTTGTTAAAGATAAGAATGGCAGCGAAGAGGTTGAAGGCGAAAAATTACTAAATAAGTCTGACACCGATGCTGGCAGTAGAATCCTTCTTGGCGCTGATAAAAACGGGGAAGCTTATGAGTTAAGAAAAAAACTCGCAACCTATCGGGATTTTCTTCTGAGCATCGTGGAAGATAAGAAGGCATACGAACCGCTGGTAACTACCATTGAAAACCTTTTAGATACAAAAGATCCAAAAGACAAAGGGGATGGAACTCCAAGAACCTGGGAAACAGGCCGATTCGAAAGTGTTCCAGTTGCAGCCATCTTGCCCATCTTGACGAAAATGCAACTCGATGTTCTAAATTGTGAGGCAGAAATTATTAACTATCTGCTTTCGCAAATTGATGCTGGATCGTTTAAATTCAACAAGTTGCAGGCGATTGTTATTGCTAATTCCGATTATGTTTTGCAAGGTAGCAAATACGAAGCCAAGATATTCCTCGCTGCTTCCGACTCTACCCAAGACCCTGAAATATTCATTGGCGGTTACGACGAGAAAAGAACGGCATCGGGAGAATTAGAATACGAAATGCGGGGTGCTGGTCAAAAAGTAGATGTTAAAAGCGGCATAGGATCATATTCGGTCAGTGGGAGTAAACCCGGAATAGTAAACTGGGGTGGTCTCTTACAGATTAAGTCGCCTAGCGGTCAACTCGTGAAACGTCCATTTAAAGTAACATATCAGGTTGCCGTTCCTTCAGCAGTTGTTTCTCCTAGTAAGATGAACGTACTATACCGAGGTGTTGATAATCCAATCGACGTTTCAGCCTCCGGAGTATCGGCAGACAAACTGGTAATCAAAGTAGAGAACGGATCATACAAGAGGACTGCAAAGGGCTACATTGTTCAGCCTGGGCAAGGAAAACTTACCGATATTACCGTATTTGCTGAAATAGATAAATCACAGAAGTTTCTTGGCAAAATCAATTTTCGGGTTAAAAATGTTCCCGATCCACTTGTTAGGATTCAAGGAATAACCGGAAAATCAGTGGATAAAGTTTTTGCTGCAGGGGCCGACGGTGTGAAGGCAGAAATGCCACCCGATTTTGATTTCGATATTTCCTATATCGTTAAGAGTTTTACATTTTCACTAAACTCCGATGGATATGAGAACAGTATTTCAAACGATGGATGGCGGTTCAACGACAAAGCAAAGAACATGCTTTCCCGCTTAAAAGCTGGGAATAAAATCACCATTGAAGATATCAAGATCATTGGCCCTGATGGCACGGTAAGAGATTATCCATATCAGTTAAATGTTAAAATTAAATAA
- the porN gene encoding type IX secretion system ring subunit PorN/GldN — translation MRRCLHYLVGIISLASLGLSANSQPIKKESLVKDGIYVKETIKEREPVPYPSLREGDVMWSKRIWRVIDLREKLNLPLYFPTEEMQDRKSLIQTLYSAINKGELTAYDGEDDEFTSTISPTECEGKIGGGMVQIGQNEDGSPKMQYSDPKWGEIKELLVKEEWYFDKKYSTMQCRIIGICPIRVYLKTTTTADQAQDDVAEGEITKVKTFWIYFPEVRKVLANTSVYSEHNDAQRISFDDLFFLRRFASYIIREGNVYNNRTISTYTLGGIPNMVESDRIREDIFNEEHDLWEF, via the coding sequence ATGAGAAGGTGTTTGCATTATTTAGTGGGCATAATTTCCTTGGCTTCTCTAGGCCTTTCAGCAAATTCCCAGCCTATCAAAAAAGAGAGTTTGGTTAAGGATGGCATCTATGTAAAGGAGACCATTAAGGAACGCGAACCAGTCCCCTATCCTTCTCTTAGAGAGGGTGACGTGATGTGGAGCAAACGTATTTGGCGAGTTATAGATCTCCGAGAAAAATTAAATCTCCCCCTATACTTCCCTACAGAAGAGATGCAAGATAGGAAGAGTCTTATTCAAACTCTTTACTCTGCAATCAATAAGGGCGAACTTACTGCCTACGACGGAGAAGATGACGAGTTTACTTCTACTATTTCCCCTACCGAGTGCGAAGGCAAAATTGGCGGAGGAATGGTTCAGATTGGACAAAACGAGGACGGTTCTCCTAAGATGCAATATTCCGATCCTAAGTGGGGCGAAATAAAAGAACTACTAGTGAAAGAAGAGTGGTATTTTGATAAGAAGTATTCCACGATGCAGTGCAGAATTATTGGTATCTGTCCTATTCGCGTTTACTTAAAAACCACCACTACCGCTGACCAGGCTCAGGATGACGTCGCCGAAGGTGAAATTACCAAGGTGAAAACATTCTGGATCTATTTCCCGGAGGTAAGAAAAGTTTTAGCTAATACTAGCGTTTATTCGGAGCACAATGATGCTCAACGGATTTCGTTTGACGACCTTTTCTTTCTACGCAGATTTGCCTCCTATATTATTCGAGAGGGTAACGTTTACAACAATAGGACAATCAGCACATACACACTTGGAGGTATTCCAAACATGGTAGAATCTGATAGGATAAGAGAGGATATTTTCAACGAAGAACACGATCTTTGGGAGTTCTAG
- a CDS encoding mannose-1-phosphate guanylyltransferase has product MNKNHYCIIMAGGVGSRFWPLSRNAKPKQFLDILGTGKTFLQQTFDRFAKIIPAENIMIVTSAIYKDLVLEQLPQIDPSQILLEPFRRNTAPCVAYANYKILQRNADAVVVVAPSDHLIMNEVEFHQIILKGLQFAESNSAITTIGIKPNRPETGYGYIQINSSVSAPVVGIRRVKTFTEKPNLEMAKIFLQSGEFHWNSGIFIWSLKTIMDNFAEFLPEVDKLFGDGVGLYNTDREEAFIRQVYSECKSISVDYGILEKASNVFVILADFGWSDLGTWGSLYLNSNLDKDGNTIGGANVMPYGLKNCVVRVPDNKLVVLQGLEDYIVVESDDILLVCKKSDEQEIKTFVSDILIEKGEQYT; this is encoded by the coding sequence ATGAACAAGAACCACTATTGTATTATAATGGCTGGAGGGGTTGGAAGCCGGTTTTGGCCGCTGAGCCGAAATGCAAAGCCCAAACAGTTTTTAGATATTCTCGGAACCGGGAAAACCTTTCTGCAGCAGACCTTTGATCGTTTTGCCAAAATAATTCCGGCTGAAAATATAATGATTGTCACCAGTGCTATTTATAAGGATCTTGTTCTGGAACAATTGCCACAGATTGATCCTTCCCAAATCCTACTTGAGCCCTTCCGACGAAATACGGCTCCATGTGTAGCATATGCCAACTATAAAATATTGCAACGAAATGCGGATGCGGTTGTGGTTGTGGCTCCATCCGATCATCTAATCATGAATGAGGTTGAGTTCCACCAAATCATTCTTAAGGGGCTTCAATTTGCGGAGTCTAATAGTGCCATAACAACCATTGGTATCAAACCAAATCGTCCTGAAACGGGTTATGGCTATATTCAAATTAACAGTTCGGTATCGGCTCCAGTAGTGGGGATTCGGAGGGTGAAGACATTTACTGAGAAACCGAATCTCGAGATGGCTAAGATATTTCTCCAAAGTGGCGAATTTCATTGGAATTCGGGAATATTCATTTGGTCGCTCAAGACCATTATGGATAACTTTGCCGAGTTTCTACCGGAAGTTGACAAACTGTTCGGCGATGGTGTTGGGCTTTACAATACTGATAGAGAAGAAGCATTTATTCGGCAGGTCTATTCGGAGTGTAAAAGCATCTCTGTTGATTATGGTATTCTCGAGAAGGCGAGTAATGTTTTTGTGATCCTTGCCGATTTTGGCTGGTCCGACTTAGGCACTTGGGGTTCGCTATACCTTAACTCCAATCTCGATAAAGATGGCAACACAATTGGTGGAGCAAACGTTATGCCCTACGGATTGAAGAATTGCGTTGTTCGAGTTCCTGACAATAAGTTAGTTGTTCTTCAAGGGCTTGAAGACTATATCGTGGTAGAATCGGATGATATTCTATTAGTGTGCAAGAAATCGGACGAGCAGGAGATAAAGACTTTTGTAAGTGATATTCTTATCGAGAAGGGAGAGCAATATACATAA